The following are encoded together in the Brassica napus cultivar Da-Ae chromosome A9, Da-Ae, whole genome shotgun sequence genome:
- the LOC106367339 gene encoding trans-Golgi network-localized SYP41-interacting protein 1 isoform X1, whose protein sequence is MEETDDLPQDSVDSAADGIENDDESNEQQELDPDQGTAFVDSKEDMFVDAPEELNFDTPSKEALTTDDDDDDNNDKEDREKELAVLQEQFNLLTAVKNVSKGDEDGNTVEILSRFSKFLETAEEEKTQHEDALKELRGIISGKDDEIAHLTTKISELSGHQSENEEQLVAATDRVLVSLSNVFGQQELIHGSSVSEKIAHLENGVAFLSAKYAEFYYGADQLRKCLSSAEADLRFQEDFGSALGGACSELLELKQKETSLYDRLSLLEDENKKLVEQVNRDREMIESMNAESGKLKAELEQEKTRFINTKEKLSMAVTKGKALVQNRDALKHQISEKTTELENRLNELQEMKISLETSEVVKGQLEQSLAEKSDELEKCYTQLRDQSASLEAYELAKNELEQSLAEKTKQLEDCLMKLQEMSTALNESELIKGELVKSEALVASFQEMVSSRSSVIENIETILSNIDTPEEGQSLDIIDKVRSLVEERKELQNVSQEYNRLKDLDFSIDLPEELSQSSLETRLTWLRESFFQAKDEVNALQDQIESLKMSVSAEMEDKNNIRKELDDLTFSFKRLEETAEQDSLEREEIVRRLVEISGLMTEGVEHHTSAIDLLVARSFDQIEKKIRDSSDSSYGNEELIERFQSALYASDLELSLCKEMLGEDMLASLQVSNLSNELKTVSRELASVREEKIALETDLERSEEKSALLRDKLSMAIKKGKGLVQDREKLKTQLDEKSSDIEKLKLELQHATGTVDSYKSQIDMISKDLERTKELEAELVAIVDERDQLRQSLSLNDTLLQKVMKSVETMSIPVDLATEDSSEKVDRLAVYFKEVQQARVEEQEELEKVKEEASTLASKLAETQTALKLVEDALSTAEGNINRLAEENSQLQAAKENVELELQKAVGEASFLSSELDEACATRNTVEAALKQAERNISDIISEKEEVQSSTATAEMELEKVKEEISDQNNKLAEAHSTIKSLEDTLAQTESNMDSLSKQIEDEKLLTTNLKTELEMLGNEVELERSKMADASLTIGSLEEALMKTENSLSVLQGEMVKAEVEISTLSSKLNVCMEELAGSSGNTESKSLDIITHLDNLQMLLKDGGLISRVNEFLEKKFRSLKDIDAIARDIIRNVGEKKLAGEMDNVAEEDSTVVKSFLSGLDDSVDIELENNKGDVADDEDEISSSLRRIAEGVKLRNKNFEKNFGVFSTSIDTLTAALMENMTASRDDVMKVMSHNESLKEQVRIAEDIVREQENTISALQKDLSSLMSVCGEATSKLQSEVKNDLLEVVQFQESHNGSGTELTEHPQENHGSECARSVKELSSATKKACTTLKLFETTSTAAAVVIRDMENRLKETSAALEKVVVERDLNQTKVSSSEAKVESTEALCQDLKLQLEIYKAEEEKWHEKEVELSTLYDKLLVQEQESKEKLIPASDMRALFDKIGGIDMPSVDQVNGLEPQSPYDVKKLHAIVDSVSEMQHQIDLLSYGQNELNSTLAEKDLEIQGLKEAAEAKSTTELELVKTKNELSKLISGLEKLLGILAGNDPVVDSDFSESWTVLQALERKVASLLLESESSKSRAQELGLKLVSSEKLVEKLSLKVKELDDKLQSKAIQPDVVLERSIFEAPSTSEISEIEDKGALVKKSISPVPTAAQVRTVRKGSADHLSINIDSESEHLMNHNETDEDKGHVFKSLSMSGLIPTQGKMIADRVDGIWVSGGRVLMSRPQARLGVIVYSLLLHLWLLASIL, encoded by the exons ATGGAAGAGACCGATGATCTTCCTCAGGATTCGGTTGATTCTGCAGCTGACGGAATCGAGAACGATGACGAGTCAAATGAGCAGCAAGAGCTTGATCCTGACCAG GGAACAGCTTTCGTCGACAGTAAGGAAGATATGTTTGTTGATGCTCCCGAAGAGTTGAATTTCGATACTCCTAGCAAGGAAGCTCTCACCACAGACGACGACGATGATGATAAT AATGACAAGGAGGATAGGGAGAAGGAACTTGCTGTGTTGCAGGAACAGTTTAACCTCTTGACTGCTGTGAAGAACGTTTCCAAAGGTGACGAAGATGGGAACACCGTGGAGATACTAAGTCGTTTCTCAAAGTTTTTAGAAACTGCTGAGGAAGAGAAGACTCAGCATGAGGATGCACTCAAGGAGCTTCGTGGGATTATCAGTGGCAAGGACGACGAGATTGCTCATCTCACCACCAAAATCTCAGAGCTTTCTGGACATCAGTCAGAGAACGAGGAGCAACTTGTGGCTGCAACTGATAGGGTTTTGGTTTCTCTTAGTAATGTGTTTGGGCAACAAGAGTTGATCCATGGCTCTTCCGTCTCTGAAAAGATTGCTCATCTTGAGAACGGTGTTGCCTTTTTAAGTGCTAAGTACGCGGAGTTTTACTACGGTGCTGATCAATTGAGGAAGTGTTTGTCTAGTGCTGAGGCGGATCTTCGTTTCCAAGAGGATTTTGGTTCAGCTCTCGGTGGTGCTTGTTCTGAGTTACTTGAGCTCAAACAGAAGGAAACATCGCTTTACGATAGACTTAGCCTTCTAGAAGATGAAAATAAGAAACTGGTTGAGCAAGTGAACAGAGATAGAGAGATGATTGAGTCGATGAATGCAGAGTCTGGAAAGTTGAAGGCAGAGCTTGAGCAAGAGAAGACAAGGTTTATTAACACGAAAGAGAAGCTCAGCATGGCTGTCACAAAGGGGAAGGCGTTAGTTCAGAACCGGGATGCTCTGAAGCATCAAATATCTGAGAAAACAACTGAGCTTGAGAATCGGTTGAATGAGTTACAGGAGATGAAGATTTCCCTTGAAACTTCCGAAGTAGTGAAGGGGCAGCTGGAACAATCGTTAGCTGAAAAGTCAGATGAACTCGAGAAGTGCTATACTCAATTGCGTGATCAGTCTGCATCCCTGGAAGCATATGAGCTTGCAAAGAACGAGTTGGAACAGTCTCTGGCTGAGAAAACAAAACAACTTGAAGATTGTTTGATGAAGCTACAAGAAATGTCAACAGCGTTGAATGAATCTGAACTCATCAAAGGTGAGTTAGTAAAATCGGAAGCTTTGGTTGCGTCATTTCAGGAAATGGTGTCCTCAAGGAGCTCTGTCATTGAAAATATTGAAACCATCTTGTCAAACATAGATACACCTGAGGAAGGGCAGTCTCTCGATATCATTGACAAAGTTAGGTCACTTGTAGAAGAGAGGAAAGAGCTGCAAAATGTCTCCCAGGAATACAACAGACTAAAAGATTTGGACTTTTCCATTGACTTACCGGAGGAGCTTTCCCAATCCAGCTTAGAAACTCGCCTAACTTGGCTGAGGGAATCATTTTTCCAGGCAAAGGATGAAGTCAATGCCCTGCAAGACCAAATCGAAAGCTTAAAGATGTCTGTTTCAGCAGAAATGGAGGACAAAAATAACATTAGAAAGGAACTCGATGATCTAACTTTCAGTTTTAAAAGGTTGGAGGAAACTGCAGAGCAAGATTCTTTGGAAAGAGAGGAAATTGTGAGGAGACTTGTGGAAATCTCTGGCTTGATGACAGAAGGAGTCGAACATCATACTTCAGCTATCGATTTGCTTGTTGCTAGATCCTTTGATCagatagaaaagaaaatcaGAGACTCTAGTGACAGTTCTTATGGCAACGAAGAATTGATTGAAAGATTCCAAAGTGCCCTTTATGCTAGTGATCTGGAGTTGTCACTTTGTAAGGAAATGCTAGGAGAAGATATGCTGGCTAGTTTGCAGGTATCCAATCTCTCAAATGAGCTAAAAACCGTATCTCGAGAACTTGCTTCCGTGAGAGAAGAAAAAATTGCTCTGGAGACAGATCTTGAGCGATCAGAGGAGAAATCTGCTTTGCTCAGAGACAAACTTTCCATGGCTATCAAGAAAGGCAAGGGACTTGTCCAAGATAGGGAAAAGTTAAAAACTCAGTTGGATGAGAAAAGCTCTGACATCGAGAAGCTGAAGCTCGAATTGCAGCACGCAACTGGTACGGTTGATAGCTACAAGAGTCAGATAGATATGATATCGAAAGACTTAGAGCGCACAAAAGAGCTAGAGGCTGAGCTTGTTGCTATTGTAGACGAAAGAGATCAGCTTAGGCAATCCTTATCTCTGAATGACACCTTGTTGCAGAAAGTGATGAAATCAGTTGAAACTATGAGTATCCCTGTCGATTTAGCAACCGAGGATTCTTCAGAAAAGGTTGACCGACTTGCTGTGTACTTCAAGGAAGTGCAGCAGGCTAGAGTAGAGGAACAAGAAGAACTGgaaaaagtaaaagaagaagCCAGTACATTAGCCAGTAAATTAGCAGAAACCCAGACAGCCTTGAAGTTGGTTGAGGATGCCTTGTCTACTGCAGAGGGTAACATCAATCGACTTGCTGAAGAGAATAGCCAACTCCAAGCTGCCAAGGAAAATGTTGAACTTGAGCTACAGAAAGCAGTGGGAGAGGCCTCCTTTCTGTCTAGCGAGCTGGATGAAGCTTGTGCAACCAGGAATACAGTTGAAGCTGCACTCAAGCAGGCTGAAAGAAACATATCTGATATCATTAGTGAAAAGGAAGAGGTTCAAAGCAGTACTGCTACTGCAGAGATGGAGCTGGAGAAGGTGAAAGAAGAAATTTCAGATCAGAATAACAAATTAGCAGAAGCACATAGCACCATAAAATCACTTGAAGATACACTTGCTCAGACAGAAAGCAACATGGATTCGCTGTCCAAACAAATCGAAGATGAAAAACTTCTCACTACAAATTTGAAGACAGAATTAGAGATGCTTGGAAATGAAGTAGAGTTAGAGCGTAGCAAGATGGCCGATGCTTCCTTGACAATAGGATCCCTCGAAGAGGCATTAATGAAGACGGAGAATAGTCTTTCTGTCCTACAAGGAGAAATGGTAAAAGCTGAAGTCGAGATATCAACTCTCAGTAGTAAACTTAATGTATGCATGGAAGAGTTAGCTGGATCAAGTGGAAACACAGAGAGCAAGTCTTTGGACATTATTACTCATCTTGATAATCTTCAGATGCTACTGAAGGATGGAGGGCTAATTTCCAGGGTGAATGAATTCCTTGAAAAGAAATTCAGGAGCCTTAAAGACATAGATGCCATTGCTAGAGATATCATAAGAAATGTTGGTGAGAAGAAATTGGCAGGGGAAATGGACAACGTTGCAGAG GAGGATTCGACTGTGGTGAAATCCTTTTTAAGTGGTCTTGATGACTCAGTGGATATCGAGCTGGAGAATAATAAAGGGGATGTAGCTGATGATGAAGACGAAATTTCTTCATCTCTTAGGAGGATCGCAGAGGGGGTCAAGCTCagaaacaaaaattttgagaaaaacttTGGGGTTTTCTCAACTTCCATTGATACACTCACTGCGGCATTAATGGAAAACATGACAGCATCTagggatgatgtgatgaaagtCATGAGTCATAATGAGTCTCTGAAAGAACAGGTGAGGATTGCAGAAGATATTGTTCGCGAACAGGAAAACACTATATCTGCATTACAAAAAGATTTGTCATCTTTGATGTCTGTATGTGGAGAGGCTACCAGCAAACTGCAATCGGAAGTGAAAAATGACCTCCTAGAGGTTGTTCAGTTCCAAGAAAGTCATAACGGCAGTGGAACTGAATTAACTGAACACCCACAGGAGAATCATGGAAGTGAATGCGCTCGGTCAGTAAAAGAATTATCTTCTGCTACAAAGAAAGCATGTACCACTCTTAAGCTCTTTGAGACAACAAGTACTGCAGCTGCTGTTGTGATACGAGACATGGAGAACAGACTAAAAGAAACATCTGCCGCTCTAGAAAAGGTTGTGGTAGAAAGAGATCTAAACCAAACTAAGGTTTCCAGTTCCGAGGCCAAGGTGGAATCTACGGAAGCGCTTTGCCAAGATTTGAAACTTCAGCTGGAAATTTACAAAGCCGAAGAAGAGAAATGGCATGAAAAAGAGGTGGAACTTTCTACGTTATACGATAAACTGTTGGTGCAAGAgcaag AATCTAAGGAGAAATTAATTCCAGCTTCTGATATGCGTGCCCTTTTTGACAAGATAGGTGGTATTGATATGCCGTCAGTAGATCAGGTCAATGGATTAGAACCTCAGAGTCCATATGATGTAAAGAAGCTACACGCAATTGTTGATAGTGTTAGTGAGATGCAGCATCAGATAGACCTTTTATCATATGGACAAAACGAGCTCAATTCCACCTTGGCAGAAAAGGATCTTGAAATTCAAGGTTTGAAGGAGGCAGCTGAAGCAAAGAGTACCACAGAGCTAGAGTTAGTGAAGACAAAGAACGAGTTGTCCAAGCTAATATCTGGCTTGGAGAAACTGCTGGGTATATTGGCGGGCAATGATCCTGTCGTAGACTCAGACTTCTCTGAGTCATGGACAGTTTTACAAGCACTAGAGAGAAAAGTAGCTTCCCTCCTCCTAGAGTCAGAGAGTTCAAAATCAAGGGCCCAAGAACTTGGTCTGAAATTAGTCAGCAGCGAAAAGCTTGTGGAGAAATTATCACTAAAGGTCAAAGAACTTGATGATAAACTTCAAAGCAAAGCCATTCAGCCCGATGTCGTTCTTGAAAGGAGCATCTTCGAAGCACCTTCTACCTCAGAGATATCTGAGATTGAGGACAAG GGAGCACTGGTGAAAAAATCAATATCACCTGTGCCTACAGCAGCGCAAGTGAGGACGGTGAGGAAAGGATCGGCGGATCATCTTTCAATCAACATAGATTCGGAGTCCGAGCATCTGATGAACCACAACGAAACAGATGAAGATAAAG GACATGTTTTCAAGTCTCTCAGCATGTCGGGTCTGATTCCAACGCAAGGAAAGATGATAGCAGATCGGGTCGATGGAATATG GGTCTCAGGTGGAAGAGTATTAATGAGCCGTCCTCAAGCAAGGCTTGGCGTTATAGTATATAGTCTCTTATTGCATCTGTGGCTCCTAGCTTCCATCTTGTAA
- the LOC106367339 gene encoding trans-Golgi network-localized SYP41-interacting protein 1 isoform X2: MEETDDLPQDSVDSAADGIENDDESNEQQELDPDQGTAFVDSKEDMFVDAPEELNFDTPSKEALTTDDDDDDNNDKEDREKELAVLQEQFNLLTAVKNVSKGDEDGNTVEILSRFSKFLETAEEEKTQHEDALKELRGIISGKDDEIAHLTTKISELSGHQSENEEQLVAATDRVLVSLSNVFGQQELIHGSSVSEKIAHLENGVAFLSAKYAEFYYGADQLRKCLSSAEADLRFQEDFGSALGGACSELLELKQKETSLYDRLSLLEDENKKLVEQVNRDREMIESMNAESGKLKAELEQEKTRFINTKEKLSMAVTKGKALVQNRDALKHQISEKTTELENRLNELQEMKISLETSEVVKGQLEQSLAEKSDELEKCYTQLRDQSASLEAYELAKNELEQSLAEKTKQLEDCLMKLQEMSTALNESELIKGELVKSEALVASFQEMVSSRSSVIENIETILSNIDTPEEGQSLDIIDKVRSLVEERKELQNVSQEYNRLKDLDFSIDLPEELSQSSLETRLTWLRESFFQAKDEVNALQDQIESLKMSVSAEMEDKNNIRKELDDLTFSFKRLEETAEQDSLEREEIVRRLVEISGLMTEGVEHHTSAIDLLVARSFDQIEKKIRDSSDSSYGNEELIERFQSALYASDLELSLCKEMLGEDMLASLQVSNLSNELKTVSRELASVREEKIALETDLERSEEKSALLRDKLSMAIKKGKGLVQDREKLKTQLDEKSSDIEKLKLELQHATGTVDSYKSQIDMISKDLERTKELEAELVAIVDERDQLRQSLSLNDTLLQKVMKSVETMSIPVDLATEDSSEKVDRLAVYFKEVQQARVEEQEELEKVKEEASTLASKLAETQTALKLVEDALSTAEGNINRLAEENSQLQAAKENVELELQKAVGEASFLSSELDEACATRNTVEAALKQAERNISDIISEKEEVQSSTATAEMELEKVKEEISDQNNKLAEAHSTIKSLEDTLAQTESNMDSLSKQIEDEKLLTTNLKTELEMLGNEVELERSKMADASLTIGSLEEALMKTENSLSVLQGEMVKAEVEISTLSSKLNVCMEELAGSSGNTESKSLDIITHLDNLQMLLKDGGLISRVNEFLEKKFRSLKDIDAIARDIIRNVGEKKLAGEMDNVAEEDSTVVKSFLSGLDDSVDIELENNKGDVADDEDEISSSLRRIAEGVKLRNKNFEKNFGVFSTSIDTLTAALMENMTASRDDVMKVMSHNESLKEQVRIAEDIVREQENTISALQKDLSSLMSVCGEATSKLQSEVKNDLLEVVQFQESHNGSGTELTEHPQENHGSECARSVKELSSATKKACTTLKLFETTSTAAAVVIRDMENRLKETSAALEKVVVERDLNQTKVSSSEAKVESTEALCQDLKLQLEIYKAEEEKWHEKEVELSTLYDKLLVQEQGGIDMPSVDQVNGLEPQSPYDVKKLHAIVDSVSEMQHQIDLLSYGQNELNSTLAEKDLEIQGLKEAAEAKSTTELELVKTKNELSKLISGLEKLLGILAGNDPVVDSDFSESWTVLQALERKVASLLLESESSKSRAQELGLKLVSSEKLVEKLSLKVKELDDKLQSKAIQPDVVLERSIFEAPSTSEISEIEDKGALVKKSISPVPTAAQVRTVRKGSADHLSINIDSESEHLMNHNETDEDKGHVFKSLSMSGLIPTQGKMIADRVDGIWVSGGRVLMSRPQARLGVIVYSLLLHLWLLASIL; encoded by the exons ATGGAAGAGACCGATGATCTTCCTCAGGATTCGGTTGATTCTGCAGCTGACGGAATCGAGAACGATGACGAGTCAAATGAGCAGCAAGAGCTTGATCCTGACCAG GGAACAGCTTTCGTCGACAGTAAGGAAGATATGTTTGTTGATGCTCCCGAAGAGTTGAATTTCGATACTCCTAGCAAGGAAGCTCTCACCACAGACGACGACGATGATGATAAT AATGACAAGGAGGATAGGGAGAAGGAACTTGCTGTGTTGCAGGAACAGTTTAACCTCTTGACTGCTGTGAAGAACGTTTCCAAAGGTGACGAAGATGGGAACACCGTGGAGATACTAAGTCGTTTCTCAAAGTTTTTAGAAACTGCTGAGGAAGAGAAGACTCAGCATGAGGATGCACTCAAGGAGCTTCGTGGGATTATCAGTGGCAAGGACGACGAGATTGCTCATCTCACCACCAAAATCTCAGAGCTTTCTGGACATCAGTCAGAGAACGAGGAGCAACTTGTGGCTGCAACTGATAGGGTTTTGGTTTCTCTTAGTAATGTGTTTGGGCAACAAGAGTTGATCCATGGCTCTTCCGTCTCTGAAAAGATTGCTCATCTTGAGAACGGTGTTGCCTTTTTAAGTGCTAAGTACGCGGAGTTTTACTACGGTGCTGATCAATTGAGGAAGTGTTTGTCTAGTGCTGAGGCGGATCTTCGTTTCCAAGAGGATTTTGGTTCAGCTCTCGGTGGTGCTTGTTCTGAGTTACTTGAGCTCAAACAGAAGGAAACATCGCTTTACGATAGACTTAGCCTTCTAGAAGATGAAAATAAGAAACTGGTTGAGCAAGTGAACAGAGATAGAGAGATGATTGAGTCGATGAATGCAGAGTCTGGAAAGTTGAAGGCAGAGCTTGAGCAAGAGAAGACAAGGTTTATTAACACGAAAGAGAAGCTCAGCATGGCTGTCACAAAGGGGAAGGCGTTAGTTCAGAACCGGGATGCTCTGAAGCATCAAATATCTGAGAAAACAACTGAGCTTGAGAATCGGTTGAATGAGTTACAGGAGATGAAGATTTCCCTTGAAACTTCCGAAGTAGTGAAGGGGCAGCTGGAACAATCGTTAGCTGAAAAGTCAGATGAACTCGAGAAGTGCTATACTCAATTGCGTGATCAGTCTGCATCCCTGGAAGCATATGAGCTTGCAAAGAACGAGTTGGAACAGTCTCTGGCTGAGAAAACAAAACAACTTGAAGATTGTTTGATGAAGCTACAAGAAATGTCAACAGCGTTGAATGAATCTGAACTCATCAAAGGTGAGTTAGTAAAATCGGAAGCTTTGGTTGCGTCATTTCAGGAAATGGTGTCCTCAAGGAGCTCTGTCATTGAAAATATTGAAACCATCTTGTCAAACATAGATACACCTGAGGAAGGGCAGTCTCTCGATATCATTGACAAAGTTAGGTCACTTGTAGAAGAGAGGAAAGAGCTGCAAAATGTCTCCCAGGAATACAACAGACTAAAAGATTTGGACTTTTCCATTGACTTACCGGAGGAGCTTTCCCAATCCAGCTTAGAAACTCGCCTAACTTGGCTGAGGGAATCATTTTTCCAGGCAAAGGATGAAGTCAATGCCCTGCAAGACCAAATCGAAAGCTTAAAGATGTCTGTTTCAGCAGAAATGGAGGACAAAAATAACATTAGAAAGGAACTCGATGATCTAACTTTCAGTTTTAAAAGGTTGGAGGAAACTGCAGAGCAAGATTCTTTGGAAAGAGAGGAAATTGTGAGGAGACTTGTGGAAATCTCTGGCTTGATGACAGAAGGAGTCGAACATCATACTTCAGCTATCGATTTGCTTGTTGCTAGATCCTTTGATCagatagaaaagaaaatcaGAGACTCTAGTGACAGTTCTTATGGCAACGAAGAATTGATTGAAAGATTCCAAAGTGCCCTTTATGCTAGTGATCTGGAGTTGTCACTTTGTAAGGAAATGCTAGGAGAAGATATGCTGGCTAGTTTGCAGGTATCCAATCTCTCAAATGAGCTAAAAACCGTATCTCGAGAACTTGCTTCCGTGAGAGAAGAAAAAATTGCTCTGGAGACAGATCTTGAGCGATCAGAGGAGAAATCTGCTTTGCTCAGAGACAAACTTTCCATGGCTATCAAGAAAGGCAAGGGACTTGTCCAAGATAGGGAAAAGTTAAAAACTCAGTTGGATGAGAAAAGCTCTGACATCGAGAAGCTGAAGCTCGAATTGCAGCACGCAACTGGTACGGTTGATAGCTACAAGAGTCAGATAGATATGATATCGAAAGACTTAGAGCGCACAAAAGAGCTAGAGGCTGAGCTTGTTGCTATTGTAGACGAAAGAGATCAGCTTAGGCAATCCTTATCTCTGAATGACACCTTGTTGCAGAAAGTGATGAAATCAGTTGAAACTATGAGTATCCCTGTCGATTTAGCAACCGAGGATTCTTCAGAAAAGGTTGACCGACTTGCTGTGTACTTCAAGGAAGTGCAGCAGGCTAGAGTAGAGGAACAAGAAGAACTGgaaaaagtaaaagaagaagCCAGTACATTAGCCAGTAAATTAGCAGAAACCCAGACAGCCTTGAAGTTGGTTGAGGATGCCTTGTCTACTGCAGAGGGTAACATCAATCGACTTGCTGAAGAGAATAGCCAACTCCAAGCTGCCAAGGAAAATGTTGAACTTGAGCTACAGAAAGCAGTGGGAGAGGCCTCCTTTCTGTCTAGCGAGCTGGATGAAGCTTGTGCAACCAGGAATACAGTTGAAGCTGCACTCAAGCAGGCTGAAAGAAACATATCTGATATCATTAGTGAAAAGGAAGAGGTTCAAAGCAGTACTGCTACTGCAGAGATGGAGCTGGAGAAGGTGAAAGAAGAAATTTCAGATCAGAATAACAAATTAGCAGAAGCACATAGCACCATAAAATCACTTGAAGATACACTTGCTCAGACAGAAAGCAACATGGATTCGCTGTCCAAACAAATCGAAGATGAAAAACTTCTCACTACAAATTTGAAGACAGAATTAGAGATGCTTGGAAATGAAGTAGAGTTAGAGCGTAGCAAGATGGCCGATGCTTCCTTGACAATAGGATCCCTCGAAGAGGCATTAATGAAGACGGAGAATAGTCTTTCTGTCCTACAAGGAGAAATGGTAAAAGCTGAAGTCGAGATATCAACTCTCAGTAGTAAACTTAATGTATGCATGGAAGAGTTAGCTGGATCAAGTGGAAACACAGAGAGCAAGTCTTTGGACATTATTACTCATCTTGATAATCTTCAGATGCTACTGAAGGATGGAGGGCTAATTTCCAGGGTGAATGAATTCCTTGAAAAGAAATTCAGGAGCCTTAAAGACATAGATGCCATTGCTAGAGATATCATAAGAAATGTTGGTGAGAAGAAATTGGCAGGGGAAATGGACAACGTTGCAGAG GAGGATTCGACTGTGGTGAAATCCTTTTTAAGTGGTCTTGATGACTCAGTGGATATCGAGCTGGAGAATAATAAAGGGGATGTAGCTGATGATGAAGACGAAATTTCTTCATCTCTTAGGAGGATCGCAGAGGGGGTCAAGCTCagaaacaaaaattttgagaaaaacttTGGGGTTTTCTCAACTTCCATTGATACACTCACTGCGGCATTAATGGAAAACATGACAGCATCTagggatgatgtgatgaaagtCATGAGTCATAATGAGTCTCTGAAAGAACAGGTGAGGATTGCAGAAGATATTGTTCGCGAACAGGAAAACACTATATCTGCATTACAAAAAGATTTGTCATCTTTGATGTCTGTATGTGGAGAGGCTACCAGCAAACTGCAATCGGAAGTGAAAAATGACCTCCTAGAGGTTGTTCAGTTCCAAGAAAGTCATAACGGCAGTGGAACTGAATTAACTGAACACCCACAGGAGAATCATGGAAGTGAATGCGCTCGGTCAGTAAAAGAATTATCTTCTGCTACAAAGAAAGCATGTACCACTCTTAAGCTCTTTGAGACAACAAGTACTGCAGCTGCTGTTGTGATACGAGACATGGAGAACAGACTAAAAGAAACATCTGCCGCTCTAGAAAAGGTTGTGGTAGAAAGAGATCTAAACCAAACTAAGGTTTCCAGTTCCGAGGCCAAGGTGGAATCTACGGAAGCGCTTTGCCAAGATTTGAAACTTCAGCTGGAAATTTACAAAGCCGAAGAAGAGAAATGGCATGAAAAAGAGGTGGAACTTTCTACGTTATACGATAAACTGTTGGTGCAAGAgcaag GTGGTATTGATATGCCGTCAGTAGATCAGGTCAATGGATTAGAACCTCAGAGTCCATATGATGTAAAGAAGCTACACGCAATTGTTGATAGTGTTAGTGAGATGCAGCATCAGATAGACCTTTTATCATATGGACAAAACGAGCTCAATTCCACCTTGGCAGAAAAGGATCTTGAAATTCAAGGTTTGAAGGAGGCAGCTGAAGCAAAGAGTACCACAGAGCTAGAGTTAGTGAAGACAAAGAACGAGTTGTCCAAGCTAATATCTGGCTTGGAGAAACTGCTGGGTATATTGGCGGGCAATGATCCTGTCGTAGACTCAGACTTCTCTGAGTCATGGACAGTTTTACAAGCACTAGAGAGAAAAGTAGCTTCCCTCCTCCTAGAGTCAGAGAGTTCAAAATCAAGGGCCCAAGAACTTGGTCTGAAATTAGTCAGCAGCGAAAAGCTTGTGGAGAAATTATCACTAAAGGTCAAAGAACTTGATGATAAACTTCAAAGCAAAGCCATTCAGCCCGATGTCGTTCTTGAAAGGAGCATCTTCGAAGCACCTTCTACCTCAGAGATATCTGAGATTGAGGACAAG GGAGCACTGGTGAAAAAATCAATATCACCTGTGCCTACAGCAGCGCAAGTGAGGACGGTGAGGAAAGGATCGGCGGATCATCTTTCAATCAACATAGATTCGGAGTCCGAGCATCTGATGAACCACAACGAAACAGATGAAGATAAAG GACATGTTTTCAAGTCTCTCAGCATGTCGGGTCTGATTCCAACGCAAGGAAAGATGATAGCAGATCGGGTCGATGGAATATG GGTCTCAGGTGGAAGAGTATTAATGAGCCGTCCTCAAGCAAGGCTTGGCGTTATAGTATATAGTCTCTTATTGCATCTGTGGCTCCTAGCTTCCATCTTGTAA